The following nucleotide sequence is from Chloracidobacterium validum.
CCGGTTCGTTGCGCGAGCCAACCCGGTACCAGATCATGGTCGAGACGATCGGGTGGGTTGGCACGTCCTTGACCAAAACCGTCAGGCCATTTGGCAATACGTGGCGCTGCACGCTGGCCGTCAAGAGTGAAGTCGTTGGTGTGGTCGTCATGCGGCATCCTTACTTGGTAATCTCACTTCAGCAATCCCAAAACACTTGTCTTCAGTGTACTCTTCAGCACCCCTTGTCAAAGCCTTTTCCAGCCATTGCAGGTAGGCAGATTCCGACAAAGCACCCACAAAGCCATGCCCAAACTCAAGTCGAGGCAGATCGCCCAAGCGCGGCTGCGCGGCGACATCTTCAGCGCGCTGCGCAGCGAAGGCTTTCTCCCCATTTCAAAGCATTCGGCCACGGCGGACCTCCTCCAGACTCGGTTTGGAACGACCCCCGACGCTTTTTGGAAAGCAGTTCACGAACTGGAACGAGAGCGTTGCGTCAGGGTCACGCCACAGGGCATCTATTTTGTTCCACCCGAAGAGCGCTGGTAAACGTTCAGGCCCGCCGCCAGCGTGTCCCGTCCTTACCATCTTCGAGGATGATGCCACGGGCCATCAGTCGCGCGCGAATGTCATCGGCGCGCGCGAAATCCCTGGCTTGGCGTGCCGCCAGTCGCTCGGCAATGAGCGCCTCGATGTCGGCCGCGAGGAGTTCGGCCTGTGGCGGGTCAAGAATGCCAAGGACCGCCTGCACCGCGTCAAAGGCGGCCAGGGCCGCGGCCTTTGCCGCTGCGGTGAGTTCGTCACGGCTCAGAAGGATATTGACCTTCGTTTCAAGTTGGGCAACGGCCGCCAACGCTTCGGCCGTGTTGAGATCATCGTCCATGGCCGCGCCGAAGGATTGGCTATAGGCTTGCAGGTCGGTCAGGGCAGCCGTGTCATCAGTCTCACCGGCAACGGGAACCGCTTCGCGCAAGCGCCGAACGGTTTCATTCAAACGTTTGAGGCGACGTTCCGCGGCCTCGACACCTTCCAGGGTGAAATTGAGCGGTTTGCGGTAGGGGACGGCGGCCAGCACATAGCGCACGGCGCGGGGCGCATGCCCTCGTTCGAGGAGGTCGCGCAGGGTGTAGTAATTCCCCTCGCGCTTTGACATCTTCCGCCCATTGACCAGCAAATGCTCGGCATGGAGCCAGTACTTGACGAATGGTTTGCCGGTTGCCCCCTCGGACTGCGCAATTTCGTTCTCGTGGTGGGGAAACATCAAGTCCACGCCGCCGCAGTGAATATCAAACGACTCGCCCAGATACTTCATCGCCATGGCTGAACATTCAATGTGCCAGCCCGGACGGCCTGGACCGAGTGACGAATCCCAGGTTGGCTCGTCCGGTTGCGTATGTTTCCAAAGCACAAAGTCGCGCACGTCGTCCTTTTCATATTCGTCGGCTTCAACGCGCGCGCTGGCACCGGCGACATTGCCGGACAGCTTGCTGCCCGACAGCGCGCCATACCCTGGAAACGACGCAATGCGGAAGTAAACCGAGCCATCGCTGTGGTAAGCGCAACCACAGCGGACAAGCCGGCTGATCAACGCCACCATGTCTGGAATGTGCTCAGTGGCGCGCGGCGCGACTTCAGGACGCTCAATCCCTAGGGCGTCAGCGTCTTCCCAGAAGTGGGTCACATATTTTTCGGTAAACGCCCGCAGCGACAATCCGGCCGCGCGCGCATCGCGGATAATCTTGTCATCCACATCGGTCAGGTTCATGACGTGCAACAATTCATAGCCACGCCACTTCAAATGGCGACGCAGAATGTCCACGAAGACGAATGTCCGAAAGTTGCCGATATGGGCAAAGTTATAGACGGTTGGGCCGCAGGCGTACATGCGGACCTGACGGCCTTCGAGCGGCGTAAATGGTTCACGGGAACGAGTGAGTGAGTTGAAAAAATATAGGCTCATAGCAGTATGGCATCGGCGGGCGCGTCGGTAGCCATCGTTTCACAGGTTTTGCTTGGGCGACGAGTATGCGCGCCAGGCCCCAGGTCTTTACTATCGCGCGACAGTTGAAGCTCTAGCGCCAACGCGCTCGTCACCGGATTCGGCCGATTCGCCAGGGCGCGCCAGCTCAGCCGATTCAAACTGTACCACCCAAAGCGCATACTGCAATGGCCGCCGGTCACCTGCGGCAGCGCATAGATGGCTTAGTTCAACGGTCTGGCCAAGCTGGGAAACGACCGGGCGTGTGGGGCGCGCCTAACGAGTCCAGCGTCTTCTCAATCCGTTCCAGGTCGGCGGCGATGCCCCGTAGGTCGTCAAGTGCCTGGCGCAGGCCTTCAACCACAATGGCGTACTGTGCCTCATGGGTTTGCGTCGGACGCGCCAGCGTGCTGCTCCGCTCGGACACCACTTCGGCCAGCCGTTCGGCCAAGCCTGGCGGGGTGTTCTCATTGCGCGCCT
It contains:
- the cysS gene encoding cysteine--tRNA ligase; this encodes MSLYFFNSLTRSREPFTPLEGRQVRMYACGPTVYNFAHIGNFRTFVFVDILRRHLKWRGYELLHVMNLTDVDDKIIRDARAAGLSLRAFTEKYVTHFWEDADALGIERPEVAPRATEHIPDMVALISRLVRCGCAYHSDGSVYFRIASFPGYGALSGSKLSGNVAGASARVEADEYEKDDVRDFVLWKHTQPDEPTWDSSLGPGRPGWHIECSAMAMKYLGESFDIHCGGVDLMFPHHENEIAQSEGATGKPFVKYWLHAEHLLVNGRKMSKREGNYYTLRDLLERGHAPRAVRYVLAAVPYRKPLNFTLEGVEAAERRLKRLNETVRRLREAVPVAGETDDTAALTDLQAYSQSFGAAMDDDLNTAEALAAVAQLETKVNILLSRDELTAAAKAAALAAFDAVQAVLGILDPPQAELLAADIEALIAERLAARQARDFARADDIRARLMARGIILEDGKDGTRWRRA